A part of Tardiphaga sp. vice304 genomic DNA contains:
- a CDS encoding sensor domain-containing diguanylate cyclase, which produces MSRIGFNRNKAKIRELFGIRARLVLLALIVVGPLMVERIRSLDETRSRQISAAEKEFSSIARHSANAQSEVVASVEAVLKSSAYIYTSAAQVNRSCAIMRASLRGDMPWIRSLTVAGKDGTARCSTWSEAVEQGLNFSDRSYFQEALATGEFVVSDYLFSRMTHQPTVMAAYLAPGITSDDDAVILAAVNLDWMSKIIDNLGGRPGITAVLVDRTGMVLAAPAAQASRIGKPMADPSLLPRIAAQMANSPQKSGSLSFTADDGTPRSVSFAALAGTGAQLIVSIDEAQISATADHEIRTAYLQLGLVCLFVLLGALVVAERLIMKPIEMLEVTAQCFGRGDWSSRVPRDQLPAEFAPLARALYGMAAKLRGRERELRASNEQLTVLASIDMLSGLANRRGFQDRLDLEWLKGQQSGHGLALLMIDVDHFKLFNDTYGHPEGDACLTQLGEALAALASEVTGFAGRYGGEEFCLLLPDGDMGRAIQVGEMVRTAIWNLSVPHVTSAFQQVTVSIGVASATPTECDSPVDLIEAADAALYAAKRRGRNTVVQHGFVRAIDTSTVSLAV; this is translated from the coding sequence ATGTCACGCATCGGGTTCAACCGCAACAAAGCGAAAATCAGGGAACTCTTCGGGATTCGCGCGCGGCTCGTGCTGCTGGCGTTGATCGTCGTGGGTCCGCTGATGGTGGAGCGGATCCGGTCTCTGGACGAGACGAGGTCCCGGCAGATTTCTGCTGCCGAAAAGGAATTTTCGAGCATCGCCCGGCATAGCGCCAATGCGCAGAGCGAGGTGGTTGCCTCCGTCGAGGCGGTGCTGAAGTCATCCGCCTACATCTATACGTCGGCAGCCCAGGTCAATCGTAGCTGCGCCATCATGCGCGCCAGCCTGCGCGGCGACATGCCCTGGATTCGCAGCCTGACAGTGGCAGGCAAGGACGGCACGGCTCGGTGCTCGACCTGGTCCGAAGCGGTCGAGCAAGGCCTGAACTTCAGCGACCGCTCCTATTTCCAGGAAGCGCTCGCCACCGGCGAATTCGTGGTCAGCGATTACCTTTTCAGCCGCATGACCCATCAGCCGACTGTGATGGCCGCCTATCTGGCGCCGGGCATCACCAGCGATGATGACGCCGTGATTTTGGCGGCGGTCAATCTCGACTGGATGTCGAAGATCATCGACAACCTCGGGGGCCGGCCCGGCATCACCGCGGTGCTGGTGGACCGGACCGGCATGGTGCTGGCCGCGCCGGCCGCTCAGGCCAGCCGGATCGGCAAGCCGATGGCGGACCCGTCGCTGCTGCCGCGGATTGCCGCGCAGATGGCGAATTCGCCTCAAAAATCCGGCTCGCTGTCGTTTACGGCCGACGACGGAACGCCGCGCTCGGTGTCCTTTGCGGCCCTCGCCGGTACTGGCGCGCAACTGATCGTCAGCATCGACGAAGCGCAAATCTCGGCAACGGCCGACCATGAAATCCGCACCGCCTATCTGCAGCTCGGACTGGTGTGCCTGTTCGTGCTGCTCGGCGCGCTCGTGGTGGCCGAGCGGCTGATCATGAAACCGATCGAGATGCTGGAAGTGACGGCGCAGTGTTTCGGCCGCGGCGACTGGTCGTCGCGGGTACCGCGCGATCAGCTGCCCGCGGAGTTCGCGCCGCTGGCGCGCGCTTTGTATGGCATGGCGGCCAAATTGCGCGGCCGCGAGCGCGAGCTGCGCGCCAGCAACGAACAGCTGACCGTGCTGGCCTCGATCGACATGCTGTCCGGCCTCGCCAACCGCCGCGGTTTCCAGGACCGGCTGGACCTGGAATGGCTCAAAGGTCAGCAGTCGGGCCACGGCCTGGCCCTCCTGATGATCGACGTCGATCACTTCAAACTGTTCAACGACACCTATGGCCATCCCGAAGGCGACGCCTGCCTGACGCAGCTCGGCGAGGCGCTGGCCGCGCTGGCGAGCGAGGTGACGGGCTTCGCCGGCCGCTATGGGGGCGAGGAGTTCTGCCTGCTACTGCCCGACGGCGATATGGGCCGCGCCATCCAGGTCGGCGAAATGGTTCGTACCGCGATCTGGAACCTCTCGGTCCCGCATGTCACCAGCGCGTTTCAGCAGGTCACCGTCAGCATCGGCGTGGCGTCGGCGACCCCGACCGAGTGCGATAGTCCGGTGGACCTGATCGAGGCCGCCGATGCCGCGCTCTACGCCGCCAAGCGCCGTGGCCGCAATACGGTAGTCCAGCATGGCTTCGTCCGCGCAATCGACACATCGACGGTGTCGCTGGCGGTGTGA
- a CDS encoding GntR family transcriptional regulator — MMSALKHRTLSAAIVDQLRQSILDGTHKAGAQLRQDALGEAYGVSRIPVREALFQLEAEGLVRIVPQKGAIVAELSLGEIEINDVFDLRCLLEPRMLAQSAPRFEAEDFTRLDDIQAGFERAIAVRNVSDWGQLNADFHMALYVRAEQPRTQSIVASLLQTSDRYTRVQLSTTASMGTAETEHAELIELCRAGKVTDACRLLERHIEAVRRDLLRVVGRKGAAST; from the coding sequence ATGATGAGCGCCCTGAAGCATCGGACCCTCTCGGCCGCGATCGTCGACCAGCTTCGGCAATCGATCCTCGACGGCACCCACAAGGCCGGCGCGCAACTGCGCCAGGATGCTTTGGGCGAAGCCTATGGCGTCAGCCGGATCCCGGTGCGCGAGGCGCTGTTTCAATTGGAAGCGGAGGGGCTGGTCCGCATCGTGCCACAGAAGGGCGCCATCGTCGCCGAACTGTCGCTCGGCGAAATCGAGATCAACGACGTGTTCGACCTGCGCTGCCTGCTGGAGCCGCGCATGCTCGCGCAATCGGCGCCGCGCTTCGAGGCGGAGGATTTCACCCGGCTCGACGATATTCAGGCGGGGTTCGAACGCGCGATCGCGGTACGCAACGTCAGCGACTGGGGCCAGTTGAACGCCGACTTCCACATGGCGCTATACGTCCGCGCCGAGCAGCCGCGCACCCAGTCGATCGTCGCCTCGCTGCTGCAGACCAGCGACCGCTACACCCGCGTGCAGCTCTCGACCACGGCGTCGATGGGCACCGCCGAGACGGAGCATGCCGAGCTGATCGAACTGTGCCGGGCCGGCAAGGTCACGGACGCCTGCCGCTTGTTGGAACGCCATATCGAAGCGGTGCGTCGGGATTTGCTGCGCGTGGTGGGGCGAAAAGGCGCGGCGTCGACCTAG
- a CDS encoding response regulator transcription factor, protein MPNARKILIVDDDTDLREALVEQLSLHEEFEASAVDTGAKGASAAKANSPDLVLMDVGLPDTDGREVVRSLRKAGFKAPIIMLTGHDTDSDTILGLESGANDYIAKPFRFAVLLARIRAQLRQHEASEDAVFTVGPYSFRPGSKMLTGANAKKVRLTEKETAILRFLYRAGQLPVSRETLLQEVWGYNSGVTTHTLETHIYRLRQKIENDAANPEILVTEAGGYKLVP, encoded by the coding sequence ATGCCCAATGCCCGCAAGATCTTGATCGTGGATGACGATACTGATTTGCGCGAGGCGCTGGTCGAGCAATTGTCGCTGCATGAAGAGTTCGAGGCCTCCGCCGTCGATACCGGCGCCAAGGGCGCTTCGGCCGCCAAGGCCAATTCGCCGGACCTGGTGTTGATGGATGTCGGCCTGCCCGATACCGATGGCCGCGAAGTGGTGCGCAGCTTGCGCAAGGCCGGCTTCAAGGCGCCGATCATCATGCTGACCGGGCACGACACCGATTCCGACACCATTTTAGGTCTCGAATCCGGCGCCAATGACTATATCGCCAAGCCGTTCCGCTTTGCGGTGTTGCTGGCGAGGATCCGCGCCCAGTTGCGCCAGCACGAGGCCAGCGAGGACGCGGTGTTCACCGTCGGCCCCTACAGCTTCCGCCCCGGCTCCAAGATGCTGACCGGTGCCAACGCCAAGAAGGTGCGGCTGACCGAGAAGGAGACCGCGATCCTGCGCTTCCTGTACCGCGCCGGGCAATTGCCGGTCTCGCGCGAGACGCTGCTGCAGGAGGTCTGGGGATACAATTCCGGCGTCACCACCCATACGCTGGAGACGCATATCTACCGGTTGCGCCAGAAGATCGAGAACGATGCCGCCAACCCGGAAATCCTGGTTACGGAAGCCGGTGGCTACAAGCTGGTGCCGTGA
- a CDS encoding L,D-transpeptidase family protein: MGSLFISDTYRTTLRDRPVSAIRIRAAAGNPRRGWLIAEHLVIPVALGRGGIKANKREGDGATPRGIFHPLRLWWRADRHSRPRTRLKVRAITPADGWCEDPADRHYNRPVRLADHSAADRLRRDDHLYDFIIEIDQNTRPRIAGRGSAVFLHLARPGYGPTAGCISMKRSAILQLLARIGPRTRILIG, translated from the coding sequence ATGGGAAGCCTTTTCATTTCAGACACTTATCGAACAACCTTACGTGACCGGCCGGTTTCGGCGATCCGCATTCGCGCGGCTGCCGGTAATCCGCGCCGCGGCTGGCTGATCGCGGAACATCTGGTGATACCGGTGGCGTTAGGGCGCGGCGGAATCAAGGCGAACAAACGCGAGGGCGACGGTGCCACCCCGCGCGGCATATTTCATCCGCTGCGGCTGTGGTGGCGCGCCGACCGGCACAGCCGGCCGCGAACGCGCCTGAAGGTCCGCGCCATCACGCCGGCGGACGGCTGGTGCGAAGACCCCGCCGACCGGCATTATAACCGCCCGGTCCGGCTGGCGGATCATTCCGCCGCCGACCGGCTACGCCGCGACGACCATCTTTATGATTTCATCATCGAAATCGACCAGAACACCCGACCGCGCATCGCCGGGCGTGGCAGCGCCGTGTTCCTGCACCTGGCGCGACCAGGATACGGCCCGACGGCCGGTTGTATCTCCATGAAGCGGTCGGCCATATTGCAACTATTGGCACGGATCGGGCCGCGGACTAGAATCTTAATAGGGTGA
- a CDS encoding TRAP transporter substrate-binding protein produces MRMSRRHFLAASAAVPLFAPSLVLAQAKEFRLGLITPNGHSWNKAAMKLGEDLKAASNGRLTMTVFHSGQLGNESAMMQQLQTGALDMGFIQAAELGSRVPHIAAINAPYIVRSTPAVAKFVRHPAAIKLFDVLPQETGTIGLGWGITGMRAIFSSKDLNSLADIKGMKLRINPTPVYRDFYSSLGAAPTPIPTPVVFDAMANGQVDGLEADLEFSWNQRFDKVSKVILQMNAVFMPMAAVVSGRVWQALPAADKELITKLVKQNLDAQIDELAGNEPKLIENFKNAPIPIRQVATADTEAVIAEFDKIWLPKAPVLAELRKVGATL; encoded by the coding sequence ATGCGTATGTCCCGTCGCCACTTCCTCGCTGCATCCGCCGCCGTGCCGCTGTTCGCGCCATCGCTGGTGCTTGCACAGGCCAAGGAGTTTCGTCTCGGCCTGATCACGCCGAACGGCCATTCCTGGAACAAGGCGGCCATGAAGCTCGGCGAGGACCTCAAGGCCGCCAGCAACGGCCGGCTCACCATGACGGTGTTTCACTCCGGCCAGCTCGGCAATGAATCCGCGATGATGCAGCAGCTCCAGACCGGCGCGCTCGACATGGGATTCATCCAGGCCGCCGAACTCGGCTCGCGCGTGCCGCATATCGCGGCGATCAACGCGCCCTATATTGTGCGCTCGACGCCGGCCGTCGCCAAATTCGTACGCCATCCCGCGGCGATCAAACTGTTCGACGTGCTGCCGCAGGAGACCGGCACGATCGGGCTCGGCTGGGGCATCACCGGCATGCGCGCGATCTTCTCGTCGAAGGATCTCAACAGCCTCGCCGACATCAAGGGTATGAAGCTGCGCATCAACCCCACGCCGGTGTATCGCGACTTCTATTCGTCTCTGGGTGCTGCGCCGACGCCGATCCCGACGCCCGTCGTATTCGACGCAATGGCCAACGGCCAGGTCGACGGGCTCGAGGCCGATCTGGAGTTCTCCTGGAACCAGCGCTTCGACAAGGTATCGAAAGTGATCCTGCAGATGAACGCCGTCTTCATGCCGATGGCCGCGGTGGTTTCGGGCCGCGTATGGCAGGCGCTGCCCGCCGCCGACAAAGAGCTGATCACCAAGCTCGTGAAGCAGAATCTCGATGCGCAGATCGACGAGCTGGCCGGCAACGAGCCGAAGCTGATCGAGAACTTCAAGAACGCGCCGATCCCGATCCGCCAGGTCGCCACCGCCGATACCGAAGCCGTCATTGCCGAGTTCGACAAGATCTGGCTGCCGAAAGCGCCGGTGCTCGCCGAGCTGCGCAAGGTCGGCGCCACGCTCTGA
- a CDS encoding Crp/Fnr family transcriptional regulator, which yields MSIDDDLALLESVPTMRLLGDTALRVLAIGSEQLEFARGAVLFRAGDDSDCGYIVKRGSFRVTLDDGTNYETIAGPGTLIGELALLVAMPRPSSAVALEFSSVIRVTRGVFQRVLESDPAAARRLRDDMAARVSQLASDVMLVGSKLSL from the coding sequence ATGTCGATCGATGATGACCTTGCTCTGCTCGAGAGCGTCCCGACAATGCGCCTGTTGGGCGACACGGCGTTGCGCGTGCTCGCGATCGGCTCCGAGCAACTCGAATTCGCCCGCGGAGCGGTCCTGTTCCGCGCCGGGGACGATTCCGATTGCGGCTATATCGTCAAGCGCGGCTCGTTTCGCGTCACCCTCGATGACGGCACCAATTATGAGACGATCGCGGGCCCGGGCACGCTGATCGGCGAACTGGCTCTGCTGGTCGCCATGCCGCGGCCATCGAGCGCGGTGGCGCTGGAATTTTCCAGCGTCATCCGCGTTACCCGCGGCGTGTTCCAGCGCGTGCTCGAAAGCGACCCCGCCGCCGCGCGCCGCCTGCGCGACGACATGGCCGCCCGCGTCAGCCAGCTCGCGAGCGATGTGATGCTGGTGGGCTCGAAACTGAGTTTGTAA
- a CDS encoding dihydrodipicolinate synthase family protein yields the protein MSPRISWEGVFPAVTTQFHDDLSLDLDSTAKVMEGLIRDGVSGLIICGSVGENTSLERKEKIAIMETAKAVSRGRVPVLSGIAEFTTAFAVETAKEAAKVGIDGIMVMPALVYSSKPFETAAHFRAVASATDLPVMLYNNPPIYKNDVTPDILATLADVDTVVCFKDSSGDTRRFIDTRNMVGDRFVLFAGLDDVIVESVAMGAVGWVSGMSNAFPREGETLFRLARAGRFKELMPLYEWFMPLLHLDARPDLVQCIKLCEQVIGRGTALTRPPRLALLPHEKAEVEAMMAKALDNRPVLPDVGLKAA from the coding sequence ATGAGCCCGCGCATTTCCTGGGAAGGCGTCTTCCCCGCCGTCACCACGCAATTCCACGACGACCTGTCGCTTGATCTCGACTCCACCGCCAAGGTGATGGAGGGCCTGATCCGCGACGGCGTCTCCGGCCTGATCATCTGCGGCTCGGTCGGTGAAAACACTTCGCTGGAGCGTAAGGAGAAGATCGCCATCATGGAGACGGCGAAAGCGGTTTCGCGCGGCCGCGTGCCGGTCTTGTCGGGCATCGCGGAGTTCACCACCGCCTTCGCCGTCGAGACCGCGAAGGAAGCCGCCAAAGTGGGCATCGACGGCATCATGGTGATGCCGGCGCTGGTGTATTCGTCGAAGCCGTTCGAGACCGCCGCGCATTTTCGCGCGGTGGCGAGCGCCACCGACCTGCCGGTGATGCTCTACAACAATCCGCCGATCTACAAGAACGACGTCACGCCCGACATCCTCGCCACACTGGCCGATGTCGACACCGTGGTGTGCTTCAAGGATTCGTCCGGCGATACCCGGCGCTTCATCGACACCCGCAACATGGTCGGCGATCGCTTCGTCCTGTTCGCCGGCCTCGACGACGTCATCGTCGAGTCGGTGGCGATGGGCGCGGTGGGCTGGGTGTCCGGCATGTCGAATGCGTTTCCGCGCGAGGGCGAGACGCTGTTTCGCTTGGCGCGCGCCGGCCGCTTCAAGGAGCTGATGCCGCTGTACGAATGGTTCATGCCGCTGCTGCATCTCGACGCGCGGCCGGATCTCGTCCAGTGCATCAAGCTGTGCGAGCAGGTCATCGGCCGCGGCACCGCGCTGACCCGCCCGCCCCGCCTGGCGCTATTGCCGCACGAGAAGGCCGAGGTCGAGGCGATGATGGCCAAGGCGCTGGACAACCGCCCGGTGCTGCCGGATGTCGGGCTGAAGGCGGCGTGA
- a CDS encoding exodeoxyribonuclease III has product MQFKLTTWNINSVRLRIELVAKFLEEMQPDVLCLQETKTPDDAFPLKRLRQLGYEHIAIHGQKGYHGVAIISKLPFESSDVRVFCNNVDSRHISVSFGEKAGMTVPLVVHNFYVPAGGDIADPVANPKFAHKLMFLDEMKACEGLHPRGEARHILVGDLNVAPHENDVWSHKQLVKVVSHTPIECEKLLAVQAEGNWIDVARAQIPLSEKIYTWWSYRAADWTAANRGRRLDHIWVSSAMRDMIREFAVTREARSWERPSDHVPVTTVLEL; this is encoded by the coding sequence ATGCAATTCAAGCTGACGACCTGGAACATCAATTCGGTGCGGTTGCGCATCGAGCTCGTGGCGAAATTCCTTGAGGAGATGCAGCCCGACGTGCTGTGCCTGCAGGAGACCAAGACGCCGGACGACGCGTTTCCGCTGAAGCGGCTGAGGCAGCTCGGCTATGAGCACATCGCGATCCACGGCCAGAAGGGCTATCACGGCGTCGCCATCATCTCGAAACTGCCGTTCGAGTCCAGCGACGTCCGGGTATTCTGCAACAACGTCGATTCGCGTCACATCTCGGTGTCGTTCGGCGAGAAGGCCGGCATGACGGTGCCGCTGGTGGTGCATAATTTCTATGTGCCGGCCGGTGGCGACATTGCCGATCCGGTCGCCAATCCGAAATTCGCCCACAAGCTGATGTTCCTCGACGAAATGAAGGCCTGCGAAGGACTGCATCCACGCGGCGAGGCGCGCCACATCCTGGTCGGCGACCTCAACGTCGCGCCGCATGAGAACGACGTCTGGTCGCACAAGCAGCTGGTCAAGGTCGTGTCGCACACGCCGATCGAGTGCGAAAAGTTGCTGGCGGTGCAGGCCGAGGGCAACTGGATCGACGTCGCCCGGGCGCAGATCCCGCTGTCGGAAAAGATCTACACCTGGTGGAGCTATCGCGCCGCCGACTGGACTGCCGCCAATCGCGGCCGCCGTCTCGACCACATCTGGGTGTCGTCGGCGATGCGCGACATGATCCGCGAATTCGCGGTCACGCGCGAGGCGCGTAGCTGGGAACGACCGTCCGACCACGTGCCGGTAACGACGGTGCTGGAGCTGTAG
- a CDS encoding TRAP transporter large permease, with the protein MLTSAAFMVFMLVGVPIGLCLCLSGFVYIMASGNPVLFQSYPLQLFGGVDSYGLIAIPLFILIGEIMNGGGITRRIVDMAMAFVGSLKGGLAYVNILANMFISSILGSATAQVAIMAQIMVPEMEKKGYDKTFAAGLTAYGGMLGPIIPPSVMFVVYSVLAQVSVSDMLIAGIVPGVILTVMFCVVIALMGYVYNYPRADYQTPRQRIRTILVTCPTLLIPIVIVGSILGGLANATESAAVGAVAAALIGRYWTKEFQWSHLPQMMLRSGIYSAIVLFLVAAAAVFSWVLIFGKVPQETAAWIQTVAHDPISFMLICNVILLIIGTVIDGIPGLIMTVPILLPVATEIYHIDPRHFGVVVVINLVLGLLSPPVGLCFFVAAAVTGAKPGKMFIVTLPFFFISCILLVLLSLYPILSLVLIN; encoded by the coding sequence ATGCTCACCTCGGCTGCCTTTATGGTCTTCATGCTGGTCGGCGTGCCGATCGGGCTCTGCCTGTGCCTGTCCGGCTTCGTCTACATCATGGCGTCGGGCAATCCGGTGCTGTTCCAGTCCTACCCGCTGCAACTGTTCGGCGGCGTCGACAGCTACGGCCTGATCGCCATTCCGCTGTTCATCCTGATCGGCGAGATCATGAACGGCGGCGGCATCACGCGGCGTATCGTCGACATGGCGATGGCCTTCGTCGGCTCGCTGAAGGGCGGTCTGGCCTACGTCAATATCCTCGCCAACATGTTCATCTCCTCGATCCTGGGATCTGCGACCGCGCAGGTCGCGATCATGGCGCAGATCATGGTCCCGGAGATGGAGAAGAAGGGCTACGACAAGACCTTCGCCGCCGGCCTCACCGCCTATGGCGGTATGCTCGGCCCGATCATCCCGCCTTCGGTGATGTTCGTGGTCTACAGCGTGCTGGCGCAGGTTTCGGTCAGCGACATGCTGATCGCCGGCATCGTGCCGGGCGTCATCCTCACCGTGATGTTCTGCGTCGTCATCGCGCTGATGGGCTATGTCTACAACTATCCGCGCGCCGACTATCAGACGCCGCGGCAGCGTATCCGAACCATTCTGGTCACCTGTCCGACGCTGCTGATCCCGATCGTCATCGTCGGCTCGATCCTCGGCGGCCTCGCCAATGCCACCGAGTCCGCCGCGGTCGGCGCTGTCGCAGCGGCGTTAATCGGCCGGTACTGGACGAAAGAGTTCCAGTGGTCGCATCTGCCGCAGATGATGCTGCGGTCCGGCATCTATTCGGCGATCGTGCTGTTTCTGGTCGCGGCGGCCGCCGTGTTCTCCTGGGTGCTGATCTTCGGCAAGGTGCCGCAGGAGACCGCGGCCTGGATCCAGACCGTCGCGCACGATCCCATCAGCTTTATGCTGATCTGCAACGTCATCCTGCTAATCATCGGCACCGTGATCGACGGCATTCCCGGCCTGATCATGACCGTGCCGATCCTGTTGCCGGTCGCGACCGAGATCTATCACATCGATCCCCGCCACTTCGGCGTCGTGGTGGTGATCAATCTCGTGCTCGGCCTGCTGTCGCCGCCCGTCGGGCTGTGCTTCTTCGTCGCCGCCGCCGTCACCGGCGCCAAGCCCGGCAAGATGTTCATCGTCACGCTGCCGTTCTTCTTCATCTCCTGCATCCTGCTCGTGCTGCTGTCGCTGTACCCGATCCTGTCGCTCGTCCTCATCAACTGA
- a CDS encoding TRAP transporter small permease, with amino-acid sequence MVDQTISPAPSSPLWRAIIKASSGLLTIERYALMGLMWLLTALILINVVTRYTRFPLYWIDESAVYSVVWLTFIGASVMTRLRLDFAVTMLTENLSARNRKIAKVISTGLVVAFGTGLIITCVLWMDPIGIASAGFDARKFAGATFNFLYTERTQTLNWPTWAVYLTLPIFAVSITIHGIANLLEDLEWVPRTPPKGFELSELDGVN; translated from the coding sequence ATGGTCGATCAGACGATTTCACCCGCCCCGAGTTCCCCGCTGTGGCGAGCCATCATCAAGGCGTCGAGTGGGCTGTTGACGATCGAGCGGTACGCTCTGATGGGCCTGATGTGGCTGCTGACCGCGCTGATCCTGATCAACGTCGTCACCCGCTACACTCGCTTCCCGCTGTACTGGATCGACGAATCGGCGGTGTATTCGGTGGTCTGGCTGACCTTCATCGGCGCATCCGTGATGACTCGGCTGCGGCTCGATTTCGCGGTGACGATGCTGACCGAGAACCTGTCGGCGCGGAACCGGAAGATCGCCAAGGTGATCTCGACAGGCTTGGTGGTGGCGTTCGGCACGGGGCTGATCATCACCTGCGTGCTGTGGATGGACCCGATCGGCATCGCCAGCGCGGGCTTCGACGCCCGCAAGTTCGCCGGCGCCACCTTCAACTTCCTCTACACCGAACGCACCCAGACGCTGAACTGGCCGACCTGGGCGGTTTACCTGACGCTCCCGATCTTCGCCGTGTCGATCACCATCCACGGCATCGCCAACCTGCTCGAGGATCTCGAATGGGTGCCGCGAACGCCGCCGAAGGGCTTCGAGCTTTCCGAACTCGACGGGGTGAACTGA
- a CDS encoding YggS family pyridoxal phosphate-dependent enzyme, whose amino-acid sequence MVENNAVQNAGDLTRSLPTDGLSAVEYDVFRACNEARRDRSSVTLIAVSKTFEADAIRPVIEAGQRVFGENRVQEAKSKWPALQAAQPGIALHLIGPLQSNKAKEAVALFDAIHSVDRASLCEALAKEIAAQQRTPELFVQLNTGEEPQKAGIAPSDADAFLARCRDGYGLTIAGLMCIPPVDDAPAPHFALTARIAARNGLKGLSMGMSADFAIAIQFGATHVRVGSAIFGKR is encoded by the coding sequence TTGGTTGAAAATAATGCAGTGCAAAACGCGGGTGACTTAACGCGTTCTTTACCAACCGACGGACTCTCCGCCGTGGAGTACGACGTATTCCGCGCCTGCAATGAAGCACGCCGGGACAGGTCTTCCGTGACACTTATCGCGGTTTCCAAGACCTTCGAGGCCGATGCCATCCGTCCGGTGATCGAAGCGGGACAGCGCGTGTTCGGCGAAAATCGCGTCCAGGAGGCTAAGTCCAAGTGGCCGGCGCTGCAGGCGGCTCAACCCGGAATTGCGCTGCATCTGATCGGGCCCTTGCAGTCCAACAAGGCGAAGGAAGCCGTCGCTCTGTTCGATGCGATCCACTCGGTGGACCGGGCGAGCCTGTGCGAGGCGCTGGCGAAGGAGATCGCGGCGCAGCAGCGGACGCCGGAACTGTTCGTGCAATTGAACACCGGCGAGGAGCCGCAGAAGGCCGGCATCGCCCCCAGCGACGCGGACGCGTTTCTGGCCCGCTGCCGCGACGGTTATGGCCTGACCATTGCCGGCCTGATGTGTATTCCGCCGGTCGATGACGCTCCGGCGCCGCACTTCGCGCTGACCGCCAGGATTGCCGCCCGCAACGGCCTCAAAGGGCTGTCGATGGGCATGAGCGCCGATTTCGCGATCGCAATCCAGTTCGGCGCGACGCATGTGCGGGTGGGGTCGGCGATTTTCGGGAAACGGTAA